A single genomic interval of Sphaerodactylus townsendi isolate TG3544 linkage group LG08, MPM_Stown_v2.3, whole genome shotgun sequence harbors:
- the LGI1 gene encoding leucine-rich glioma-inactivated protein 1 isoform X2: MGLPHLEYLFIENNNIKSLSNTSFRGLKSLIHLSLANNNLQTLPKDIFKGLDSLTNVDLRGNAFSCDCRLKWLVEWVSRTNTTVEDVYCESPPEHKKRKINNLSPNEFDCIITKFVVFRKLPYQSLSVEAFSYMDDEYVVIAQPFTGKCIFLQWDHVEGMFRNFDNITGTSVVVCKPVIFENQLYIIVAQLFGGSHIYKRDIHTNKFIKIQDIEILKIRKPNDIETFSVAKDQYFIIADSSKAGITTVYKWNGNGFYSDQSLHEWYRDTDVEYLEIAGKPHLILSSSSQHPVIYQWNKGTGKFAEPTAIPDMEDVYAVKHFMVKEDIYACLTRFIGDSKVMKWGGSKFLDLQRMPSRGSMVFQPLRIKNYQYAILGSDYSFTQVYFWEAGKAKFGKFQELNIQAPRSFTHVFVDKQDFLFASSFKGNTVIYKHIIVDLSA; encoded by the exons ATGGGCCTTCCTCATCTAGAATATCT GTTCATAGAGAACAACAATATCAAGTCACTTTCAAACACCTCATTCCGAGGACTGAAATCTTTAATTCATCT GAGTCTGGCAAACAATAATCTCCAAACCCTCCCCAAAGACATATTCAAAGGCTTGGACTCATTAACAAATGT AGACCTTAGAGGAAATGCATTCAGCTGTGACTGCAGGTTGAAATGGTTAGTGGAATGGGTGAGCAGAACAAACACAACAGTAGAAGATGTTTATTGTGAAAGTCCACCTGAGCACAAAAAGCGTAAAATCAACAACCTTTCTCCAAACGAATTTGATTGCATTATTACAA AATTTGTTGTTTTCCGAAAACTGCCATATCAGTCCCtatcagtggaggcgttctcatACATGGATGATGAATATGTTGTTATTGCTCAGCCTTTTACTGGAAAATGCATCTTTCTTCAGTGGGACCATGTGGAAGGGATGTTTAGGAATTTTGACAACATTACAG GAACTTCTGTGGTTGTCTGCAAGCCTGTAATTTTTGAGAATCAGCTGTACATCATCGTTGCCCAGCTGTTTGGTGGCTCCCATATATACAAAAGAGACATTCACACAAATAAATTTATAAAAATTCAGGATATTGAGATTCTCAAAATCAGAAAGCCGAATGACATTGAAACATTCAGCGTTGCAAAAGATCAATACTTTATCATTGCAGACAGTTCAAAAGCTGGTATCACCACTGTTTACAAATGGAATGGAAATGGGTTTTATTCCGATCAGTCTTTGCATGAGTGGTACAGAGATACAGATGTGGAGTACCTGGAAATCGCTGGCAAGCCTCATTTGATCTTGTCAAGTAGCTCTCAGCATCCTGTCATATATCAATGGAACAAAGGAACGGGCAAATTTGCTGAACCAACAGCTATACCAGATATGGAGGATGTTTATGCCGTAAAGCACTTCATGGTAAAAGAAGATATCTATGCATGCTTAACTAGATTCATTGGTGATTCCAAAGTAATGAAGTGGGGAGGTTCGAAATTTCTGGATTTACAAAGGATGCCTTCACGAGGGTCGATGGTATTTCAGCCACTTCGGATAAAAAATTATCAATATGCCATCCTTGGAAGTGATTATTCTTTTACACAAGTTTATttctgggaggcaggaaaggcCAAATTTGGGAAATTTCAAGAATTAAACATACAGGCACCAAGATCTTTCACACATGTGTTTGTCGATAAACAAGATTTTCTCTTTGCTTCGAGCTTTAAAGGGAATACGGTGATTTATAAACATATTATAGTTGACCTAAGTGCGTGA
- the LGI1 gene encoding leucine-rich glioma-inactivated protein 1 isoform X1, whose translation MGNACNPLRRISSFLCLLSVLLLTEGSRPGKTTCPASCTCSKDNALCENAKSIPRNIPPDVTSLSFVRSAFTKIQERSFVLSPSLQLLLFTANTFDVISSDAFMGLPHLEYLFIENNNIKSLSNTSFRGLKSLIHLSLANNNLQTLPKDIFKGLDSLTNVDLRGNAFSCDCRLKWLVEWVSRTNTTVEDVYCESPPEHKKRKINNLSPNEFDCIITKFVVFRKLPYQSLSVEAFSYMDDEYVVIAQPFTGKCIFLQWDHVEGMFRNFDNITGTSVVVCKPVIFENQLYIIVAQLFGGSHIYKRDIHTNKFIKIQDIEILKIRKPNDIETFSVAKDQYFIIADSSKAGITTVYKWNGNGFYSDQSLHEWYRDTDVEYLEIAGKPHLILSSSSQHPVIYQWNKGTGKFAEPTAIPDMEDVYAVKHFMVKEDIYACLTRFIGDSKVMKWGGSKFLDLQRMPSRGSMVFQPLRIKNYQYAILGSDYSFTQVYFWEAGKAKFGKFQELNIQAPRSFTHVFVDKQDFLFASSFKGNTVIYKHIIVDLSA comes from the exons ATGGGAAATGCCTGCAACCCCTTGAGAAGAATTTCTTCTTTCCTATGCCTTTTATCGGTACTGTTGCtgactgaagggagcagaccagGAAAGACAACATGTCCTGCTTCGTGTACCTGTTCCAAAGATAATGCTTTATGTGAAAATGCCAAATCTATTCCGCGCAACATTCCTCCTGACGTTACCTCACT atcCTTTGTGAGATCTGCTTTTACTAAAATCCAAGAAAGGAGTTTTGTCTTGTCACCATCTCTTCAACTTCT GTTATTCACAGCAAATACCTTTGATGTCATTAGCAGTGATGCTTTCATGGGCCTTCCTCATCTAGAATATCT GTTCATAGAGAACAACAATATCAAGTCACTTTCAAACACCTCATTCCGAGGACTGAAATCTTTAATTCATCT GAGTCTGGCAAACAATAATCTCCAAACCCTCCCCAAAGACATATTCAAAGGCTTGGACTCATTAACAAATGT AGACCTTAGAGGAAATGCATTCAGCTGTGACTGCAGGTTGAAATGGTTAGTGGAATGGGTGAGCAGAACAAACACAACAGTAGAAGATGTTTATTGTGAAAGTCCACCTGAGCACAAAAAGCGTAAAATCAACAACCTTTCTCCAAACGAATTTGATTGCATTATTACAA AATTTGTTGTTTTCCGAAAACTGCCATATCAGTCCCtatcagtggaggcgttctcatACATGGATGATGAATATGTTGTTATTGCTCAGCCTTTTACTGGAAAATGCATCTTTCTTCAGTGGGACCATGTGGAAGGGATGTTTAGGAATTTTGACAACATTACAG GAACTTCTGTGGTTGTCTGCAAGCCTGTAATTTTTGAGAATCAGCTGTACATCATCGTTGCCCAGCTGTTTGGTGGCTCCCATATATACAAAAGAGACATTCACACAAATAAATTTATAAAAATTCAGGATATTGAGATTCTCAAAATCAGAAAGCCGAATGACATTGAAACATTCAGCGTTGCAAAAGATCAATACTTTATCATTGCAGACAGTTCAAAAGCTGGTATCACCACTGTTTACAAATGGAATGGAAATGGGTTTTATTCCGATCAGTCTTTGCATGAGTGGTACAGAGATACAGATGTGGAGTACCTGGAAATCGCTGGCAAGCCTCATTTGATCTTGTCAAGTAGCTCTCAGCATCCTGTCATATATCAATGGAACAAAGGAACGGGCAAATTTGCTGAACCAACAGCTATACCAGATATGGAGGATGTTTATGCCGTAAAGCACTTCATGGTAAAAGAAGATATCTATGCATGCTTAACTAGATTCATTGGTGATTCCAAAGTAATGAAGTGGGGAGGTTCGAAATTTCTGGATTTACAAAGGATGCCTTCACGAGGGTCGATGGTATTTCAGCCACTTCGGATAAAAAATTATCAATATGCCATCCTTGGAAGTGATTATTCTTTTACACAAGTTTATttctgggaggcaggaaaggcCAAATTTGGGAAATTTCAAGAATTAAACATACAGGCACCAAGATCTTTCACACATGTGTTTGTCGATAAACAAGATTTTCTCTTTGCTTCGAGCTTTAAAGGGAATACGGTGATTTATAAACATATTATAGTTGACCTAAGTGCGTGA